In Coriobacteriaceae bacterium, a single window of DNA contains:
- a CDS encoding MiaB/RimO family radical SAM methylthiotransferase yields the protein MLAPHISVVNLGCRVNRVESDRITADLMRLGFAMVEPQDAELIVINTCAVTGEAEAKTRKAVRHALAYPNEPYVVVTGCVVNLHPEELLELSDRVIAEPSKIDVAERVCEVLGVESDDVPACSDGEVVDALGRSRLGVKIQDGCNHRCTYCIVWKARGPERSVPVESVLEQVREAQEAGVPEVVLTGVNLGAYDGKSATDEHVEIDELLEAIMERTSIPHVRISSVEPMDISESLLKVMARYPKRIAPFLHLPVQSGCTRTLRRMGRPYSAEAFEETVHMIRTNLPQASLSCDVIVGFPGETDEEFEESLALCRRVGFSRMHVFRYSKRPGTLAADMPDQVPPEVMAERSRRMRAAAQELAIADARRRVGTVERAVLEYGDNLTLGSFHHARLDDTRGLTAPCLLDVAIIGVDDSGLVHARREVHGSLED from the coding sequence GTGCTCGCACCTCATATCTCTGTCGTCAACCTCGGCTGCCGTGTCAACCGGGTTGAGTCCGACCGTATCACTGCCGATTTAATGCGCCTGGGCTTTGCGATGGTGGAGCCTCAGGATGCTGAGCTGATCGTCATTAACACCTGTGCCGTTACGGGCGAGGCCGAGGCCAAGACCCGTAAGGCCGTTCGCCATGCGCTGGCCTATCCAAACGAGCCCTATGTGGTCGTGACCGGATGTGTGGTCAATCTGCATCCCGAGGAGCTGCTGGAGCTTTCGGACCGCGTGATCGCCGAGCCGTCCAAGATCGATGTCGCCGAACGCGTCTGTGAGGTGCTGGGCGTTGAGTCAGATGACGTTCCCGCCTGCAGCGACGGCGAGGTTGTCGACGCACTCGGTCGCTCGCGTCTGGGCGTGAAGATTCAGGACGGCTGCAACCATCGCTGCACCTATTGCATCGTGTGGAAGGCACGCGGTCCCGAGCGCTCCGTGCCCGTCGAGTCCGTGCTCGAGCAAGTTCGCGAGGCCCAGGAGGCCGGTGTGCCCGAGGTGGTGCTGACCGGTGTGAACCTGGGTGCCTACGATGGCAAGAGCGCGACTGATGAACACGTCGAGATCGATGAGCTGCTCGAGGCGATCATGGAGCGCACGTCCATTCCGCATGTGCGCATTTCCTCGGTCGAGCCCATGGATATCTCCGAGTCCCTGCTTAAGGTCATGGCGCGCTATCCGAAGCGCATCGCCCCGTTTTTGCACCTGCCCGTGCAGTCTGGCTGCACCAGGACACTGCGTCGCATGGGCCGTCCCTACAGCGCCGAGGCCTTCGAGGAGACGGTGCACATGATTCGCACCAACTTGCCCCAGGCGTCTCTTTCGTGTGATGTCATCGTCGGTTTTCCCGGCGAGACGGACGAGGAGTTTGAGGAGTCGCTGGCGCTGTGCCGCCGTGTGGGATTCTCGCGTATGCACGTGTTCCGCTACAGCAAGCGTCCCGGTACCCTTGCTGCCGACATGCCCGACCAGGTGCCGCCCGAGGTTATGGCCGAGCGCAGCCGCCGCATGCGAGCCGCGGCGCAGGAGCTCGCTATTGCCGACGCTCGCCGTCGCGTGGGAACCGTCGAGCGTGCCGTGCTCGAATATGGCGACAACCTGACGCTCGGTTCGTTCCATCATGCCCGTCTTGACGATACCCGTGGACTCACAGCCCCGTGCCTGCTCGATGTTGCTATCATCGGAGTCGATGATTCCGGCTTGGTCCATGCACGCAGGGAGGTTCATGGAAGCCTCGAAGATTAG
- the dnaJ gene encoding molecular chaperone DnaJ, which produces MSENRDYYEVLGVDKDADARTIKRAFLKKARTVHPDVSDDPEAEAKFKELNEAYSVLSDEQKRANYDRYGTADGPGGSGYVDINDIFGGMGMDDLFSSFFGGGAGGGARNRRERRRGRDMAISLSVTLEEAALGCKKTISYDRLAPCEDCNGTGRAEGAREKQCSRCHGTGYVTTVQRSFLGQVQSSSPCPDCHGEGTVIDHPCETCDGQGRTPSHEKIDIDIPAGVSTGCQLRVSGFGEAGLRGEPSGDLIVNVRVADHERFKRNGDDLYLVSDISIAQAALGCEIEVEGIMPDEVVKVTVPAGTQYGDTVSVGNYGMPRIGGGGSRGRLIVQMRVVVPTNLSNKQRELLRAFADEMGDDVASGKKSVTDRIKSALDDILD; this is translated from the coding sequence GTGTCGGAAAATAGGGATTACTACGAGGTACTTGGCGTCGACAAGGATGCCGACGCGCGGACGATTAAGCGCGCGTTTCTAAAGAAGGCCCGTACCGTACACCCGGACGTTTCGGACGACCCCGAGGCCGAGGCCAAGTTCAAAGAGCTTAACGAGGCGTATTCCGTTCTTTCCGACGAGCAGAAGCGTGCTAACTACGACCGTTACGGCACCGCGGACGGCCCTGGTGGTTCGGGGTACGTCGATATCAACGATATCTTTGGTGGCATGGGCATGGACGACCTGTTCTCGTCGTTCTTTGGCGGCGGTGCCGGCGGTGGCGCCCGAAATCGCCGTGAGCGTCGTCGCGGCCGCGATATGGCCATCTCCCTTTCGGTGACCCTTGAGGAGGCGGCGCTCGGTTGCAAAAAGACGATCAGCTATGACCGCCTTGCCCCCTGCGAGGATTGCAACGGCACCGGCAGGGCCGAGGGTGCACGGGAAAAGCAGTGCAGCCGCTGCCACGGCACGGGCTATGTCACGACGGTCCAGCGTTCGTTCCTGGGCCAGGTTCAGTCTTCTTCGCCCTGTCCCGACTGCCATGGCGAGGGCACGGTTATCGACCATCCCTGCGAGACCTGCGACGGTCAGGGCCGCACGCCTTCGCACGAAAAGATCGACATCGATATTCCCGCCGGCGTTTCGACCGGTTGCCAGCTGCGCGTGAGCGGCTTTGGCGAGGCCGGTCTTCGTGGCGAGCCCTCGGGCGACCTGATCGTCAACGTGCGCGTCGCCGACCACGAGCGTTTTAAGCGCAACGGCGACGACCTGTACCTCGTGAGCGATATCTCGATTGCGCAGGCTGCGCTCGGATGCGAGATCGAGGTCGAGGGTATTATGCCTGACGAGGTCGTCAAGGTGACGGTTCCCGCCGGCACACAGTACGGTGACACCGTGAGCGTTGGCAACTACGGCATGCCCCGTATCGGCGGTGGCGGTTCGCGCGGTCGTCTGATCGTGCAGATGCGCGTGGTCGTCCCCACCAATCTCTCCAACAAGCAGCGCGAGCTGCTTCGCGCCTTTGCCGACGAGATGGGCGATGACGTCGCATCCGGTAAGAAATCCGTGACCGATCGTATCAAGAGCGCCCTCGACGATATCCTCGATTAA
- a CDS encoding DnaJ domain-containing protein, which yields MATMNEKDYYEILGVSKDATSRDIQKAFQQKARKLHPDVNKEPDAEEKFKEVSEAYAVLSDEQKRARYDAMRSGNPFAGAPTASPYGGGYAGSAGYGNPFEGGFPFGGAWGQPRRGQAAYNPESGANVVVDIKLDAKEAKGGARKTVRYTRFDTCGHCGGSGSVSSEHAHTCPSCGGRGHIDVDLSFLFGAGTFQSVCPECGGSGKVVADPCPDCGGSGRVRVTSEQTIEFPAGTHDGDEVRISGMGHAGTNGASGGDLVGRAHVEAERLEGKARTGFYLMGIVAPFLVLSAISGVFSAFAIMCFIPFAMGLFMVVSDGVLHRSLLWWKRGAMQFANGFANGFMFALVSVWFASCSQRAMLSPYAMQ from the coding sequence ATGGCGACGATGAACGAAAAAGATTACTACGAGATTTTGGGTGTCTCCAAGGACGCCACCTCGCGTGATATACAGAAGGCCTTCCAGCAAAAGGCACGTAAGCTCCATCCTGACGTCAACAAAGAGCCGGATGCCGAGGAAAAGTTCAAAGAGGTTTCCGAGGCCTACGCTGTGCTTTCGGATGAGCAGAAGCGTGCGCGCTATGACGCCATGCGTTCGGGTAATCCCTTCGCCGGCGCTCCCACGGCTTCGCCCTATGGCGGCGGCTACGCCGGCAGCGCAGGCTATGGTAATCCCTTTGAGGGCGGCTTTCCCTTTGGTGGCGCCTGGGGCCAGCCCCGTCGCGGCCAGGCGGCCTACAACCCCGAGAGTGGCGCCAACGTGGTCGTCGATATCAAGCTCGACGCCAAGGAGGCCAAGGGCGGTGCCCGCAAGACCGTCCGCTATACGCGCTTCGATACCTGTGGTCACTGCGGAGGCTCGGGATCTGTTTCGTCCGAGCATGCACATACCTGTCCGAGCTGCGGCGGTCGCGGCCACATCGACGTCGACCTGTCCTTCCTGTTCGGTGCCGGCACGTTTCAGTCTGTCTGCCCCGAGTGCGGCGGTTCCGGTAAGGTCGTCGCCGACCCCTGCCCCGATTGCGGCGGCAGCGGCCGTGTCCGTGTGACCTCCGAGCAGACGATTGAGTTTCCCGCCGGCACGCACGATGGTGACGAGGTTCGCATTAGTGGCATGGGTCACGCCGGCACCAACGGTGCCTCGGGTGGCGATCTGGTCGGCCGCGCCCATGTCGAGGCCGAGCGCCTGGAAGGCAAGGCCCGTACAGGTTTTTACCTGATGGGCATCGTGGCGCCGTTTTTGGTGCTGTCGGCCATCTCGGGCGTGTTCTCGGCCTTTGCCATAATGTGCTTTATTCCGTTTGCCATGGGCCTGTTTATGGTGGTCTCGGACGGCGTGCTGCACCGCAGCCTGCTGTGGTGGAAGCGCGGCGCGATGCAGTTTGCCAACGGTTTTGCCAACGGATTTATGTTTGCGCTCGTGTCGGTTTGGTTTGCGAGTTGCTCGCAACGTGCCATGCTTTCGCCCTACGCAATGCAATAA
- a CDS encoding coproporphyrinogen III oxidase family protein, which translates to MAVTALYVHVPFCAQKCRYCDFDSRSFAPCDLSAALDAYFEQLYARLDAFGDVGALAQIRTVYVGGGTPSLAGERLVELARRISACCKPVEFTCEANPESLTSQLAAALAGVGVTRISLGVQTLDNAELAAIGRIHDSHRALAAIAAVRDAGLDVSCDLMCGLPGQTAVSWQRTLDGVLAAAPHHVSVYPLTLEEGTPLYRMACHDESLEPDEDFQAACMDAARECLGAAGYHPYEVASYALDGHECAHNIAYWTGQGYLGLGRSAAGMLDAEDFDRLAGLFPDVPARGDAYRVRLVQRDDDATAFDAEYLSQREAAAEDLMLACRMTRGIGPDLLVRSASVIAADELAAACDRALELGLATWVPDHVEGHAGSVTLKDVIAGRVRARLAPTHLGWLDGNVLFELFWGLA; encoded by the coding sequence GTGGCCGTTACCGCGCTGTACGTGCATGTTCCGTTTTGCGCCCAAAAGTGCCGGTACTGCGACTTTGACTCGCGCAGTTTTGCTCCGTGCGACCTGAGCGCTGCGCTCGATGCCTATTTTGAGCAGTTGTATGCGCGCCTTGATGCCTTTGGAGACGTCGGGGCGCTTGCGCAGATCCGTACCGTCTATGTTGGCGGCGGCACGCCGTCGCTGGCGGGGGAGCGCCTGGTAGAACTCGCCCGGCGTATCTCTGCGTGCTGCAAGCCAGTTGAGTTTACCTGCGAAGCCAATCCTGAGTCGTTGACTTCGCAGCTTGCTGCGGCGCTTGCCGGGGTGGGCGTCACGCGCATTTCTCTGGGAGTTCAGACCCTCGACAACGCCGAGCTTGCCGCGATTGGTCGCATCCACGATTCGCACCGCGCCCTTGCAGCCATCGCCGCGGTGAGGGACGCTGGGCTCGATGTGTCCTGCGACCTGATGTGCGGACTTCCCGGGCAGACCGCCGTAAGCTGGCAGCGCACGCTCGATGGCGTGTTGGCGGCGGCGCCGCATCACGTGTCGGTTTACCCGCTCACGCTCGAGGAGGGCACGCCGCTTTACCGCATGGCGTGTCACGACGAGTCGCTTGAGCCCGACGAGGATTTTCAGGCTGCGTGCATGGATGCGGCGCGTGAGTGCCTGGGTGCGGCCGGCTATCACCCGTATGAGGTGGCAAGCTACGCGCTCGACGGCCATGAGTGCGCCCACAACATTGCCTATTGGACCGGACAGGGCTATCTGGGCTTGGGCCGCTCTGCCGCCGGTATGCTCGATGCCGAGGATTTCGATCGCTTGGCCGGGCTGTTTCCCGACGTGCCTGCTCGCGGCGATGCGTATCGCGTGCGCTTGGTGCAACGTGACGATGATGCGACGGCGTTTGATGCCGAGTATCTGTCGCAGCGCGAGGCTGCGGCCGAGGATCTGATGCTCGCCTGCCGCATGACGCGTGGCATTGGGCCCGACCTGTTGGTTCGCTCGGCAAGCGTGATCGCTGCAGATGAGTTGGCGGCGGCCTGTGACCGTGCTCTCGAGTTGGGCCTTGCCACCTGGGTGCCCGATCATGTTGAAGGACATGCTGGGAGCGTCACCTTAAAAGACGTTATCGCAGGTCGCGTCCGTGCCCGCTTAGCGCCCACCCACTTGGGCTGGCTCGATGGAAATGTGCTGTTCGAGCTGTTTTGGGGTCTAGCTTAG
- the dusB gene encoding tRNA dihydrouridine synthase DusB, with protein sequence MALSEYSKRLLGAYAEQPFLMAPMAGVTDPAYRIMCRRRGANLAYSEMVSVAGLAYASNKTWRLVLPADEEQQICVQLFGSKPDQFAGAVAAVEERVGDRLSLIDINMACPARKVVTKGEGSALMRTPDLAEKIVEAAVGAAHVPVTVKIRKGFYAEDRNAATFAQMLEGAGAAAVAVHGRCATQLYTGQADWSVVDEVADAVEIPVIGSGDVFCAEDAAEHLRNSGASAVFIARGIYGNPWVFGDARALALDGTPVPVRSSVERLDALREHLTLTHELLPLMSRARTYASWYLKGMPHAAAWRAQVVRCSTYEEFMALVDDIERDVVACEAALAAGESVPAHPLEA encoded by the coding sequence ATGGCGCTTTCTGAATACAGCAAGCGGCTGCTGGGCGCCTATGCCGAGCAGCCGTTCCTTATGGCTCCCATGGCGGGCGTAACCGACCCCGCCTATCGCATCATGTGTCGCCGCCGCGGTGCCAACCTTGCCTACAGCGAGATGGTGAGCGTTGCGGGCCTTGCCTATGCCAGCAACAAGACGTGGCGCCTGGTGTTGCCGGCCGACGAGGAGCAGCAGATCTGCGTGCAGCTCTTTGGTTCCAAGCCCGATCAGTTTGCGGGTGCTGTCGCTGCCGTCGAGGAGCGTGTGGGCGATCGCCTGTCGCTCATTGATATCAACATGGCCTGCCCGGCTCGCAAGGTCGTCACCAAGGGCGAGGGCTCGGCGCTTATGCGCACGCCCGATCTGGCAGAGAAGATCGTTGAGGCAGCGGTGGGCGCGGCGCACGTGCCCGTGACCGTAAAAATCCGCAAGGGCTTTTACGCCGAAGACCGCAATGCCGCGACGTTTGCCCAGATGCTCGAGGGGGCAGGGGCCGCTGCGGTGGCGGTACATGGTCGCTGTGCCACGCAGCTCTATACGGGCCAGGCCGATTGGTCGGTCGTCGATGAGGTGGCCGACGCCGTCGAGATTCCCGTTATCGGTTCGGGCGACGTGTTCTGCGCCGAGGATGCCGCGGAGCATCTGCGCAACTCCGGCGCCAGCGCCGTGTTCATCGCGCGCGGTATCTATGGCAATCCCTGGGTGTTCGGCGATGCCCGCGCCCTTGCGCTCGATGGCACGCCGGTACCGGTACGTAGCTCGGTCGAGCGCCTGGATGCCCTGCGCGAGCACCTGACGCTCACGCACGAGCTGTTGCCGCTCATGTCGCGTGCCCGTACGTACGCAAGCTGGTATCTAAAGGGGATGCCTCATGCTGCGGCCTGGCGCGCCCAAGTGGTGCGTTGCTCCACATACGAGGAGTTCATGGCATTGGTCGATGATATCGAGCGCGATGTGGTGGCCTGCGAGGCCGCACTTGCCGCCGGCGAGTCGGTGCCCGCTCATCCGCTGGAGGCCTAA
- the lepA gene encoding translation elongation factor 4, with the protein MNTSIDISHIRNFSIVAHIDHGKSTISDRILELTHTVDERDMESQLLDTMDIERERGITIKSNAVRVSYDADDGETYQFNLIDTPGHVDFTYEVSRSLAACEGAVLVVDATQGVEAQTVSNATLAMNANLDIVPAINKIDLPSAHPDEVKTEIEDDLAIPADDAVCVSGKTGEGIHDLLESIVFLISPPKGDANAPLKALILDSYFDEYRGVVATVRVFDGSIKKGDTLRMMQAKGDFLVDGVGVKRPAETPVDALTVGEVGYVVTGLKDPEAVRVGDTLTWASNPCPEPLPGYREAKPMVYTGLFPIDNKDYENLRDALDKLHVNDPSLVWEPETSVALGFGFRVGFLGLLHMEVVKERLEREFNLDLIATSPSVDYHVYKTDGEMIDVRSPQDLPEATRIERIEEPYLKAKIICPPEYTGAVMQLAIEHRGITTDMIHLTSKSVEMRFDMPLAELILDFFDQLKSRTKGYASLDYEFNEYRPSELVKLDILLSGDEVDALSFIVHKDKAYGLARGLCDKLKEIIPRQLFEVPIQGAIGNKIIARSTVKARRKDVLAKCYGGDISRKRKLLEKQKEGKKRMKAIGSVEVPQEAFMAILKVDE; encoded by the coding sequence ATGAATACTTCAATTGACATTTCCCACATCCGCAACTTCTCGATCGTTGCGCACATCGACCATGGCAAGTCCACGATCAGTGACCGCATCCTCGAGCTCACCCATACCGTCGACGAGCGCGACATGGAGTCGCAGCTGCTCGACACCATGGATATCGAGCGCGAGCGCGGCATCACGATCAAGTCCAATGCCGTTCGCGTTTCCTATGACGCCGACGATGGTGAGACGTATCAGTTCAACCTGATCGATACGCCGGGCCACGTGGACTTTACCTATGAGGTCTCGCGTTCGCTGGCCGCCTGTGAGGGCGCGGTGCTCGTCGTCGACGCCACGCAGGGCGTCGAGGCGCAGACCGTCTCCAACGCGACGCTCGCCATGAACGCCAATCTGGATATCGTGCCCGCCATCAATAAGATCGACCTGCCCTCGGCGCACCCCGACGAGGTCAAGACCGAGATCGAGGACGACCTGGCGATTCCCGCCGACGATGCCGTATGCGTATCGGGCAAAACTGGCGAGGGTATCCACGACCTGCTGGAGTCCATCGTCTTTTTGATCTCACCGCCCAAGGGCGATGCAAACGCGCCGCTCAAGGCGCTCATCCTGGACTCGTATTTCGATGAGTACCGCGGCGTCGTTGCCACGGTCCGTGTCTTTGACGGCTCCATCAAGAAGGGCGATACCCTGCGAATGATGCAGGCCAAGGGCGACTTTTTGGTCGATGGCGTGGGCGTCAAGCGTCCCGCCGAGACCCCGGTCGATGCGCTGACGGTCGGCGAGGTGGGCTACGTGGTCACGGGCCTGAAGGATCCCGAGGCCGTACGCGTGGGCGATACCCTCACGTGGGCGTCGAATCCCTGCCCCGAGCCACTTCCCGGCTATCGCGAGGCCAAGCCCATGGTCTACACAGGCCTGTTCCCCATCGATAACAAGGATTACGAGAACCTGCGTGACGCTCTCGATAAGCTGCATGTCAACGACCCGTCGTTGGTGTGGGAACCCGAGACCTCGGTGGCGCTCGGCTTTGGCTTCCGCGTGGGCTTCTTGGGCCTGTTGCATATGGAGGTCGTCAAGGAGCGCTTGGAGCGCGAGTTCAACCTGGACCTGATTGCCACGAGCCCTTCGGTGGATTATCACGTCTACAAGACTGACGGCGAGATGATTGATGTTCGCAGCCCGCAGGATCTGCCCGAGGCTACGCGCATCGAGCGCATCGAGGAGCCTTACCTCAAGGCCAAGATTATCTGCCCGCCCGAGTATACGGGTGCCGTCATGCAGCTCGCTATCGAGCACCGCGGCATTACGACCGACATGATCCATCTCACGAGCAAATCGGTCGAGATGCGCTTTGACATGCCACTCGCCGAGCTCATCCTGGACTTCTTTGACCAGCTCAAGAGTCGCACCAAGGGCTATGCCTCGCTCGACTATGAGTTCAACGAGTATCGTCCCTCCGAGCTCGTCAAGCTCGATATCCTGCTTTCGGGCGATGAGGTGGACGCGCTTTCGTTTATCGTGCACAAGGACAAGGCCTATGGCCTGGCCCGCGGGCTGTGCGACAAACTCAAGGAAATCATTCCACGCCAGCTGTTCGAGGTGCCCATCCAGGGCGCTATCGGCAACAAGATCATCGCCCGCTCCACCGTTAAGGCACGCCGCAAGGACGTGCTTGCCAAGTGCTACGGCGGCGATATCTCGCGTAAGCGCAAGCTGCTCGAGAAGCAGAAAGAGGGTAAGAAGCGCATGAAGGCCATCGGTTCGGTCGAGGTCCCGCAGGAGGCCTTTATGGCGATCCTCAAGGTGGACGAGTAG
- the rpsT gene encoding 30S ribosomal protein S20 — protein sequence MANIKSQKKRIRTNEAARMRNKAVKSELKTLTKHVQSAVAEGDAEKAQAALKTVTKRLDMAAAKHVIHKNQASNRKSGLAKLVNSINA from the coding sequence GTGGCAAACATCAAGTCTCAGAAGAAGCGTATCCGCACCAATGAGGCAGCTCGCATGCGTAACAAGGCTGTCAAGTCCGAGCTCAAGACGCTGACCAAGCACGTCCAGTCCGCCGTCGCCGAGGGCGACGCCGAGAAGGCCCAGGCTGCCCTCAAGACCGTTACCAAGCGTCTCGACATGGCTGCCGCCAAGCATGTTATCCACAAGAACCAGGCTTCCAACCGCAAGTCCGGTCTTGCCAAGCTCGTGAACAGCATCAACGCCTAA
- the holA gene encoding DNA polymerase III subunit delta — translation MSETGLLPAYLIVGTDGVKRDHAVSRMKARLEKTGMVEFNLDERDMTKDPDIESIIGSLNTFPMGSEFRLVILDGCSKLAKAISEPLVEYLASPSPTTVCLIIADSLAKNTRLYKAIAKIDKKAVIDCSGTKRWELPRRVQQMATQHGKSISTAAAEELVSRSGENTRMLDNDLAKLAQMVEAPQIELADVERWIVRTAEVQPWDFLNAVSARDMRRSLELFNLLPAKSYVWTYTLLCGRIRELIVAKALDARGQGRELAATLKLQAWQVKNHFTWARRFSMAELVAALEGAVDVELALKGSADSQTALLLWITNILRKS, via the coding sequence ATGTCCGAAACCGGTCTGCTGCCGGCATATCTGATTGTCGGTACCGACGGAGTCAAACGCGACCACGCCGTCTCGCGTATGAAGGCGCGTCTGGAAAAGACGGGCATGGTCGAGTTCAACCTCGACGAGCGCGATATGACCAAAGACCCCGATATCGAGTCGATTATCGGATCGCTCAACACCTTTCCCATGGGCAGCGAGTTTCGCCTGGTAATCCTTGACGGCTGCTCAAAACTCGCCAAAGCGATTTCCGAGCCGCTTGTCGAGTATCTGGCGAGTCCCAGCCCCACGACGGTTTGCCTCATAATCGCCGATTCGCTTGCCAAGAACACGCGCCTGTACAAGGCAATCGCCAAGATTGACAAGAAGGCCGTGATCGACTGTTCGGGCACCAAGCGCTGGGAGCTCCCGCGCCGCGTGCAGCAGATGGCGACGCAGCACGGAAAGTCCATTTCGACGGCGGCTGCCGAGGAGCTCGTTTCCCGCTCGGGCGAGAACACTCGCATGCTCGATAACGACTTGGCAAAGCTCGCCCAGATGGTCGAGGCACCCCAGATTGAACTTGCCGACGTGGAGCGTTGGATCGTGCGTACGGCCGAAGTCCAGCCCTGGGACTTTCTCAATGCGGTCTCGGCCCGTGACATGCGCCGCTCGCTTGAGCTCTTCAATCTACTGCCCGCCAAGAGCTACGTGTGGACTTACACATTGCTGTGCGGGCGCATTCGCGAGCTTATCGTTGCCAAGGCGCTCGATGCGCGTGGGCAGGGTCGTGAGCTTGCCGCGACGCTTAAGCTTCAGGCCTGGCAGGTCAAAAATCACTTTACCTGGGCACGCCGCTTTTCGATGGCGGAGCTTGTCGCTGCGCTCGAGGGTGCCGTCGATGTGGAGCTCGCGCTCAAGGGTTCGGCTGATTCCCAGACCGCGCTTTTGCTCTGGATTACGAACATCTTGAGAAAATCGTGA